Proteins found in one Bremerella volcania genomic segment:
- a CDS encoding mechanosensitive ion channel domain-containing protein, producing the protein MWQLQRSWMSVFLAGFVLLVSGEMSLAQQPGGSGFGPIPITVDGNEAPAGSYQGPVPIQYDAQSPQQPPQNTQPAPQYAQPPAPAQYQPSFGPNPQPTGSAFSAPQQPTSQPVPGSAVPAPGGLILPEEELSLERVEMLRRAVEEATNLDEAKKKRAIELYQSAAAKVKEAQDFAAKATAMAADAQPAVIQQRLDVIKKSLEEIKKLKPESFADVPLAELEQRQAKQELDNTAIQKDRIAAETEPKRRVDRRKQIREWMVEVPKEFVKIKQAAESIPQDEHPLLAQAIKTDVMARRISLYRQYVAAEAELAKYDTEEAVDLVRFERDLATQRLAFAEQTMKAIADQVQKKRAQAAQEAVRQAREQLIMVQPVLRSYAERNQELAETSQAIAKKLAEAEKEANEADQQLRNLRKQFNETREKVEKLGLTSSIGALLRKQRTDLIEMSPWRTGMPDRQALIDEAQFKHFEYDDEREELANPELLVQRIMDEAQLQVESEREQLELAARELFERKREFLGLLIKNNTKYLDTLIDLKTKEQQTVSEIAAYQNYIDKRVLWIRSGNILATELQVDESDKAILSPANWIDVSRVLWSDVKRNLMIWIVVVSLFVALVIKRGRLKTELRSLGDLAQKPGYFAFWPTMHAIFYSLILAGMNPAFVAFVAWRLTSAGTDQTFSIAVGNGLYWTAVMWFPLELMKNVCRGKGLGEAHFKWPESSLRLLGKSMTWLTPAILPLTFVTSTFYASDPTHGHDAIERICFIVQALFLSAFLARILHPTGVFQEYLAYNQGGWLDRLKYVWYWGSVTAPLALAGLAFWGYYYTAQVLSWRLFATLCCVMGLMLIRATLMRWIMLARRKLSIAQARERAAAAAAQTGDSAAASLSNSILAEQAKEELSAHSAQTQRLLATGMFTISLVGFWLIWGQVLPALRMLDQYGYDIAATEEVAQSEMPAAPGMPPTTTDKEANEGAAKEEAPSVAEESTGDKVVTKKITILTIAFAGLILVLTLVFARDIPGLMEMTVLQRLPLEPSIRYAITSLTSYAIVMIGVIWAFSSVGLQWSQIQWLATALTFGLAFGLQEMFANFVAGIIILFERPIRVGDIVTIHDVTGVVSRIRIRATSITNWDRKEYVVPNKEFITGRLLNWTLSDTVNRVVINVGVAYGTDTEAARKILLEIAEKNQYLLKDPGPIATFEGFGDSTLNLILRAYLPNLENRLMVINDLHTAIDRAFRDAKIEIAFPQRDLHIRTAPGVAAALGVPGAEERLPVADKQEDKRGAA; encoded by the coding sequence ATGTGGCAATTGCAGCGCTCATGGATGAGCGTCTTCCTGGCTGGCTTTGTTTTGTTGGTCAGCGGGGAAATGAGCTTGGCTCAGCAACCAGGGGGATCTGGATTCGGTCCGATTCCGATTACCGTTGATGGCAACGAGGCACCTGCGGGCAGTTATCAGGGGCCCGTTCCGATACAGTACGATGCCCAGTCGCCCCAGCAGCCGCCGCAAAATACGCAGCCGGCACCGCAATATGCTCAACCGCCGGCTCCAGCGCAATACCAACCTTCGTTCGGGCCGAATCCCCAGCCAACTGGTAGTGCGTTTAGTGCTCCGCAGCAGCCTACTTCTCAGCCGGTACCAGGAAGTGCCGTGCCCGCGCCTGGTGGTCTGATTTTGCCAGAGGAAGAACTCTCGCTTGAACGCGTGGAAATGCTTCGCCGAGCAGTGGAAGAAGCGACGAACCTGGACGAGGCGAAAAAGAAGCGAGCCATCGAACTCTACCAAAGTGCAGCCGCCAAGGTGAAAGAAGCCCAAGACTTCGCTGCCAAAGCGACCGCAATGGCCGCCGATGCCCAGCCGGCAGTGATTCAGCAGCGGCTTGATGTGATCAAGAAAAGCCTGGAAGAGATCAAGAAGTTGAAGCCGGAATCGTTTGCCGATGTCCCGCTTGCTGAACTGGAACAGCGCCAGGCCAAGCAGGAACTCGACAACACGGCCATTCAGAAGGATCGGATCGCAGCCGAAACCGAGCCCAAGCGTCGCGTTGATCGGCGAAAGCAAATCCGCGAATGGATGGTCGAAGTTCCCAAGGAATTCGTCAAGATCAAACAGGCCGCGGAAAGCATTCCCCAGGACGAACACCCCCTGCTTGCCCAGGCCATCAAGACCGACGTCATGGCTCGGCGGATTTCACTCTATCGTCAATACGTGGCCGCGGAAGCGGAACTGGCCAAGTACGATACCGAGGAAGCGGTCGACTTGGTGCGTTTCGAACGGGACCTGGCGACTCAGCGTCTGGCGTTTGCCGAGCAGACGATGAAGGCCATCGCCGACCAGGTGCAAAAGAAGCGTGCCCAAGCAGCCCAGGAAGCCGTTCGCCAGGCACGCGAACAGTTGATCATGGTTCAGCCGGTACTGCGTTCATACGCCGAGCGGAACCAGGAACTAGCCGAAACGTCTCAGGCAATCGCCAAGAAGCTGGCCGAGGCCGAAAAGGAAGCCAATGAGGCCGACCAACAACTCCGAAACTTGCGCAAGCAGTTTAACGAGACCAGAGAGAAGGTGGAGAAGCTTGGGCTGACCAGCTCCATTGGTGCACTGCTTCGCAAGCAGCGAACAGATCTGATCGAGATGTCCCCCTGGCGAACCGGAATGCCTGATCGTCAGGCATTAATCGATGAGGCCCAGTTCAAGCACTTCGAATACGACGACGAGCGAGAAGAATTGGCCAATCCGGAACTCCTGGTGCAGCGCATCATGGACGAGGCACAACTGCAAGTCGAATCAGAACGCGAGCAGCTCGAATTGGCGGCCCGCGAACTGTTCGAGCGGAAACGCGAGTTTCTCGGTCTGCTGATCAAGAACAACACGAAGTACCTCGATACGCTGATCGATTTGAAGACGAAAGAGCAACAGACCGTCAGCGAGATCGCCGCCTATCAGAACTACATCGACAAACGTGTCCTGTGGATCCGTAGCGGCAACATTCTGGCCACGGAACTCCAAGTCGACGAATCGGACAAAGCAATTCTGTCGCCTGCCAATTGGATCGATGTTTCGCGCGTTCTTTGGTCAGACGTCAAGCGGAACTTGATGATCTGGATTGTCGTCGTTTCACTTTTTGTGGCCCTGGTGATCAAGCGAGGCCGGTTGAAGACGGAGCTGCGATCCCTCGGCGACCTGGCTCAAAAGCCTGGCTACTTTGCCTTTTGGCCGACGATGCATGCGATCTTCTATTCGTTGATCCTGGCCGGTATGAATCCAGCGTTTGTTGCCTTCGTGGCCTGGCGTTTGACGTCAGCAGGTACCGATCAGACCTTTTCAATCGCGGTTGGCAACGGGCTGTACTGGACCGCGGTCATGTGGTTCCCTCTGGAGCTTATGAAAAACGTGTGCCGCGGCAAGGGATTGGGCGAGGCACACTTCAAGTGGCCGGAGTCCTCGCTACGCCTGCTCGGCAAAAGCATGACCTGGTTGACCCCGGCGATTTTGCCGCTGACGTTCGTTACGTCAACCTTCTACGCCAGCGACCCAACGCATGGGCACGATGCGATCGAACGCATTTGCTTTATCGTTCAGGCCCTCTTCCTGTCCGCGTTCCTCGCGCGGATCTTGCATCCGACCGGCGTGTTTCAGGAATACCTCGCCTACAACCAAGGCGGCTGGTTAGACCGTTTGAAATACGTTTGGTACTGGGGCTCGGTGACCGCGCCACTGGCGCTGGCTGGGCTCGCTTTCTGGGGATACTACTACACCGCCCAGGTTCTGTCGTGGCGACTGTTCGCCACGCTTTGCTGCGTGATGGGGCTGATGCTGATTCGAGCAACCTTAATGCGTTGGATCATGCTGGCTCGCCGCAAACTGAGTATTGCCCAGGCGCGCGAACGTGCCGCGGCGGCCGCTGCTCAGACAGGCGACTCGGCAGCCGCTTCGCTGTCGAATTCGATTCTGGCCGAGCAAGCCAAGGAAGAACTTTCGGCTCACAGTGCTCAGACACAGCGTCTGCTGGCGACCGGGATGTTCACCATCTCGCTTGTCGGGTTCTGGCTGATCTGGGGCCAGGTATTGCCGGCCCTGCGTATGCTCGACCAGTATGGCTACGACATTGCCGCCACGGAAGAAGTTGCCCAGTCCGAGATGCCAGCGGCGCCCGGCATGCCGCCAACCACGACGGACAAAGAAGCCAACGAAGGCGCCGCGAAAGAAGAGGCACCCAGCGTCGCCGAAGAATCGACCGGCGATAAGGTGGTCACCAAGAAAATCACGATCCTGACGATTGCCTTTGCCGGCCTGATTTTGGTTCTGACGTTGGTATTTGCTCGCGATATTCCGGGCTTGATGGAAATGACCGTCTTACAGCGATTGCCGCTGGAGCCTTCCATTCGCTACGCGATCACCTCGCTGACCAGCTATGCGATCGTAATGATCGGCGTGATCTGGGCGTTCTCGAGCGTTGGCTTGCAGTGGTCACAGATCCAATGGCTAGCGACCGCTTTGACGTTCGGTTTGGCGTTTGGCCTGCAGGAAATGTTTGCTAACTTCGTGGCTGGCATTATCATTTTGTTCGAGCGTCCGATCCGTGTCGGAGATATTGTCACGATTCATGATGTAACTGGCGTGGTCTCGCGAATCCGAATTCGTGCGACGTCGATTACCAATTGGGATCGTAAGGAATACGTGGTTCCGAATAAGGAATTCATTACCGGTCGACTGCTCAACTGGACGCTTTCTGACACGGTCAATCGCGTGGTCATCAACGTCGGCGTGGCCTATGGCACCGATACGGAGGCGGCTCGAAAGATTCTGCTGGAGATCGCCGAGAAGAATCAGTACCTGCTTAAGGACCCTGGTCCGATCGCCACGTTCGAGGGCTTCGGCGACAGTACGCTCAACCTGATTCTGCGGGCCTATCTGCCGAACCTCGAGAACCGCTTGATGGTGATTAACGATCTTCATACGGCGATCGATCGAGCGTTTCGCGACGCGAAGATCGAAATTGCGTTTCCGCAACGCGATCTGCATATTCGCACCGCCCCCGGCGTGGCGGCCGCGTTGGGTGTGCCAGGGGCCGAAGAGCGTTTGCCCGTCGCCGACAAGCAGGAAGACAAACGCGGGGCAGCCTAG
- a CDS encoding redoxin domain-containing protein — MKLFSSILSVSILLVGTSGWLLAEEETSASETSALFNVTRQDHQGNVHQIAASSRKAVRVFVFMTGECPVSRTYFPVLNELYREWGKNEKDIQLLGIWADVTQTPQDVAGMAKEFSIEFPILLDRDASLGKALAPTTVPEVFVLDHHGEIGYRGRIDDRFLKLGSRKPEATENTLQQAVEKVAAGLPVLVPRTKPVGCYYELPPTPSLEEATLTFNRDIAPILNANCVVCHREGEVGPFTLTSYMDAAKRARQIARVVDTKLMPPWKAAQVHGEFEGQRTLTDREIETLKAWAKSDRAEGDPADLPPTPTFASDWILGEPDLVLEMQEDFEVPAGGADIFRNFVIPYEIPEDKLVAAVQFKPGDASVVHHSILYLDNSGKARAKDAAAPGPGYSTFGGPGFVPSGSIGGWSPGKRPHPLPNGLGRKMQKGADLVMQIHYHPSGKATKDRSKVGIYFVDNPKNEAFAIWTSSFDLDIPPGEEHYKATASYKLPAEVTLLSCIPHMHLLGQQMKATAYLPDGTSKVLIDVPQWDFNWQDEYMLAEPMQLPAGTRIKVTASYDNSENNPTNPSSPPQRVTFGEETTDEMLYCFFLVAAKEKSTIPVVLGDVFTQEVLRRSAHRLKMGR; from the coding sequence GTGAAGTTGTTTTCCAGTATCTTGTCGGTCAGCATTCTACTTGTGGGTACTAGCGGTTGGCTTCTCGCGGAAGAAGAGACCTCTGCTTCCGAGACGTCCGCTTTATTCAACGTGACTCGGCAAGATCACCAGGGGAACGTGCATCAGATTGCGGCCAGCTCGCGCAAGGCGGTCCGGGTATTCGTCTTCATGACCGGCGAGTGTCCTGTGTCGCGGACCTACTTTCCGGTTTTGAATGAACTTTATCGCGAGTGGGGCAAGAACGAGAAAGACATCCAGTTGCTGGGGATCTGGGCGGACGTGACACAGACTCCCCAGGACGTCGCTGGCATGGCCAAGGAGTTCTCGATCGAGTTTCCCATTTTACTGGATCGTGACGCGAGCCTAGGCAAGGCGCTCGCGCCGACCACAGTGCCGGAAGTCTTCGTGTTGGATCATCACGGAGAGATTGGCTACCGGGGACGAATCGATGATCGGTTTCTAAAGTTGGGATCGCGAAAGCCTGAGGCCACGGAGAACACGTTGCAGCAAGCCGTTGAAAAGGTTGCCGCGGGGCTGCCTGTTCTCGTTCCACGGACAAAGCCGGTGGGTTGCTACTATGAACTTCCCCCGACACCGAGTCTTGAGGAAGCGACCCTTACCTTCAACCGAGATATTGCCCCGATCTTGAACGCCAACTGTGTGGTTTGTCACCGCGAGGGTGAAGTCGGTCCGTTCACGCTGACCAGCTACATGGATGCCGCGAAGCGAGCCCGGCAAATTGCCCGGGTGGTCGATACGAAGCTGATGCCTCCCTGGAAAGCGGCTCAGGTTCATGGCGAGTTCGAAGGGCAACGGACGCTGACCGATCGCGAGATTGAAACCTTGAAAGCGTGGGCCAAGTCGGATCGTGCTGAAGGAGATCCGGCTGACCTGCCACCTACGCCTACGTTCGCATCCGATTGGATTCTGGGCGAGCCAGACCTCGTGCTCGAGATGCAAGAGGATTTTGAAGTTCCAGCCGGCGGTGCCGACATCTTCCGCAACTTCGTCATTCCGTACGAGATTCCGGAAGACAAACTGGTGGCGGCGGTTCAGTTCAAGCCAGGCGATGCCAGCGTGGTGCATCATTCGATTCTATACCTTGACAACAGCGGCAAGGCACGCGCCAAGGATGCCGCTGCGCCAGGACCTGGCTATTCAACCTTTGGCGGTCCAGGGTTTGTGCCGTCGGGGTCGATTGGGGGTTGGTCGCCAGGCAAACGTCCCCATCCCCTTCCCAACGGTTTAGGGCGAAAGATGCAGAAAGGGGCAGATCTGGTGATGCAGATTCACTATCACCCCAGCGGCAAAGCGACCAAAGATCGCTCGAAGGTCGGAATCTATTTCGTCGACAACCCAAAGAACGAAGCGTTCGCGATCTGGACGTCGTCGTTCGATCTGGACATCCCGCCCGGCGAAGAGCATTACAAAGCGACTGCGTCTTACAAGCTTCCCGCCGAGGTGACGCTGCTCAGCTGCATCCCGCACATGCACCTTCTGGGGCAACAGATGAAGGCCACCGCATATTTGCCCGATGGTACATCCAAAGTGCTGATCGACGTGCCGCAGTGGGACTTCAACTGGCAAGACGAGTACATGCTAGCAGAACCGATGCAACTACCCGCCGGGACCCGGATTAAAGTTACGGCCAGCTACGACAACTCGGAAAACAACCCGACCAACCCCAGTTCGCCCCCTCAACGAGTTACCTTCGGGGAAGAAACCACAGACGAAATGCTGTACTGCTTCTTCCTTGTAGCCGCGAAGGAAAAGAGCACCATCCCTGTCGTATTGGGTGATGTCTTTACGCAAGAGGTTCTACGTCGATCGGCCCACAGGCTAAAAATGGGCCGTTAG
- a CDS encoding sulfatase-like hydrolase/transferase: protein MIRSLALVPFAVLALVSLAQADDAKKPNILFLFSDDQSYETPGYVGLTQAQTPSLDELAKRSVSFTHAYNQGSWSGAVCVASRTMLNSGRFVWHANDIYKTSEKERAEGRFWSEYMKKAGYRTYMTGKWHVPANAAKAFDVTGHVRGGMPQQTPQGYDRPKSADDTQWQPWDKKFGGFWEGGKHWSEVVGDEAVGFLEEAAKDEKPFFMYIAFNAPHDPRQSPKEFVDMYPEHEIEVPQDFLPEYPECKQIGCPPTLRDEHLAPFPRTKYAVQVHRQEYFAIITHMDQQIGRILEALEKSGKADETYVFFTSDHGLACGHHGLMGKQNSYDHSIRVPLLVSGPGIKPGTNDAAVYLQDVMPTTLELALVNKPEHVEFTSLLPLIHGEKAQSYDAIYNCYLDLQRSITQDGFKLMVYPKANRVKLFDLTSDPMEMKDLSADPVHAEKKQQLFATLQKWQAKVGDKLGLDAQLVK from the coding sequence GTGATACGATCCCTTGCCCTTGTTCCGTTCGCTGTTCTTGCTCTGGTTTCTCTGGCCCAGGCCGACGATGCAAAAAAGCCGAATATCTTGTTTCTCTTTTCGGATGACCAAAGCTACGAAACGCCCGGCTACGTCGGCCTGACCCAGGCCCAGACGCCTAGCCTCGACGAGCTTGCCAAGCGATCGGTCTCCTTCACGCATGCCTACAATCAAGGTTCCTGGAGTGGGGCGGTATGTGTCGCCAGTCGAACGATGCTCAATTCGGGCCGATTTGTGTGGCACGCGAACGACATCTACAAGACTTCTGAGAAAGAACGAGCGGAAGGCCGTTTCTGGTCGGAATACATGAAGAAGGCCGGCTATCGAACCTACATGACCGGCAAGTGGCATGTGCCAGCCAATGCGGCCAAGGCCTTTGACGTGACGGGACACGTCCGTGGCGGCATGCCGCAGCAGACGCCCCAAGGTTACGACCGCCCGAAGAGTGCCGACGATACGCAGTGGCAACCTTGGGACAAGAAGTTCGGCGGCTTCTGGGAAGGGGGCAAGCATTGGAGCGAAGTGGTTGGTGACGAAGCGGTCGGTTTCTTGGAAGAGGCTGCCAAGGACGAGAAACCGTTCTTCATGTACATCGCGTTCAATGCGCCGCACGATCCGCGACAATCTCCGAAAGAGTTTGTTGACATGTACCCGGAACATGAAATCGAAGTCCCCCAGGACTTCCTACCAGAGTATCCCGAGTGCAAACAGATTGGCTGCCCACCAACCTTGCGCGACGAGCACCTGGCACCTTTCCCACGCACCAAGTACGCGGTGCAGGTACATCGGCAAGAATACTTTGCGATCATCACGCACATGGATCAGCAGATTGGTCGCATTTTGGAAGCCTTGGAAAAGTCAGGCAAAGCGGATGAAACGTATGTCTTCTTCACGTCCGACCATGGCCTGGCTTGTGGTCACCATGGGCTGATGGGGAAGCAGAACTCGTATGACCACAGCATCCGTGTGCCTCTGCTGGTTTCCGGCCCTGGCATCAAGCCAGGCACAAACGACGCAGCCGTTTATCTGCAAGACGTCATGCCGACGACGCTAGAGCTGGCCCTGGTCAACAAACCTGAGCACGTCGAGTTCACAAGTCTGTTGCCTCTGATTCACGGTGAGAAGGCCCAGTCGTACGACGCCATCTACAATTGTTATCTCGATTTGCAGCGATCGATCACGCAGGATGGTTTCAAGCTGATGGTCTATCCCAAGGCGAATCGTGTGAAGCTGTTCGATCTGACCAGCGATCCGATGGAGATGAAGGATCTGTCGGCCGACCCTGTCCACGCCGAGAAAAAACAGCAGCTGTTCGCGACGCTGCAAAAGTGGCAAGCCAAGGTCGGGGATAAGCTTGGGCTCGACGCTCAGCTCGTCAAATAG
- a CDS encoding DoxX family protein gives MNPTVQGLLTVVGRLLIVTIFLMSALGNKIPQFSSVAQYMASEGVPAPQVMLAGAIVFLIVGGLSILLGFYARVGAVLLLTFLVLATYFFHDFWTFEGEAAQGQMIHFMKNLSMMGTMLFIMAVGSGPWSLDQKLVKEEVAV, from the coding sequence ATGAATCCGACAGTTCAAGGTCTTCTCACCGTGGTTGGGCGGTTATTGATCGTCACCATCTTTTTGATGAGCGCTCTGGGCAACAAGATCCCGCAGTTTAGCAGCGTGGCGCAGTACATGGCCTCGGAAGGGGTTCCAGCCCCTCAGGTCATGCTCGCCGGAGCGATCGTGTTTTTGATTGTCGGCGGGCTATCGATCTTGCTCGGGTTTTATGCCCGGGTGGGGGCGGTATTGCTGCTGACGTTCTTAGTGTTGGCGACCTACTTTTTCCATGACTTCTGGACCTTTGAAGGAGAGGCCGCCCAGGGACAGATGATCCACTTCATGAAAAACCTTTCGATGATGGGGACCATGTTGTTCATCATGGCGGTTGGCTCGGGACCTTGGAGCTTGGACCAGAAACTGGTTAAAGAGGAAGTTGCCGTCTGA
- a CDS encoding pirin family protein, whose translation MINVRKAADRGHANHGWLDTYHTFSFAGYVDRDHVHFRSLRVMNEDRVAPGQGFGTHPHNDMEIVTYVLEGALEHKDSMGNGEVLRPGEFQRMTAGTGITHSEFNPSADEPVHLYQIWLFPDRKGHTPSYEQKRFPDEQLKNELRVVASPDAEDGSLLIHQDAKIFLSKLDDGAVVEHPLVDGRHAWLQVLRGKVTLNGQPLDTSDGAAVSEERMLKIEADEDAEIMLFDLA comes from the coding sequence ATGATCAATGTTCGAAAAGCTGCCGATCGCGGTCATGCCAATCATGGTTGGCTCGACACCTATCACACGTTTTCCTTCGCGGGGTATGTCGATCGTGATCACGTTCACTTTCGCTCGCTTCGCGTGATGAATGAAGATCGTGTTGCCCCCGGCCAAGGCTTCGGGACCCATCCGCACAACGACATGGAAATTGTCACCTATGTGCTGGAAGGTGCCTTGGAGCACAAGGACTCGATGGGCAACGGCGAGGTCCTGCGGCCTGGCGAATTTCAACGCATGACCGCCGGCACGGGGATCACGCACAGCGAGTTCAATCCGTCTGCGGACGAGCCGGTTCACCTTTATCAGATCTGGCTCTTTCCCGATCGGAAAGGACACACGCCTAGTTACGAACAGAAGCGATTTCCCGACGAGCAGCTGAAAAACGAGCTCCGGGTGGTCGCTTCGCCGGATGCGGAAGATGGTTCGCTCTTGATTCATCAGGACGCGAAGATCTTCCTCAGCAAGCTCGACGACGGTGCAGTCGTCGAGCATCCGTTGGTCGACGGTCGACATGCCTGGCTGCAGGTCCTGCGGGGCAAAGTGACCCTCAACGGTCAGCCCCTGGACACGAGCGACGGAGCGGCCGTAAGCGAAGAGCGGATGTTGAAAATCGAAGCCGATGAGGACGCCGAGATCATGCTGTTTGATCTTGCCTGA
- a CDS encoding glucose 1-dehydrogenase, which yields MSFQGKVVLITGGTSGIGEASAILFAKQGAKVVVAGRRKKLGNAVVDRIKSAGGEAVFVKADVTSEDEVKNLVEKTVEQYGRIDIAFNNAGVEAVGMLTDFNVDDYRKVFDINVLGVFLSMKYEIEQMLKQGGGVIVNTSSIVGHVAMPGASIYIASKHAVEGATKTAALEYAQQGIRINAVAPGATATDMIDRFAGKEGAESRAALAAQHPMNRLATSEEIAAAVAYLASDAAAFTNGVSLPVDGGYLAK from the coding sequence ATGAGTTTTCAAGGCAAGGTCGTACTGATTACCGGCGGAACTTCAGGCATCGGCGAGGCCTCGGCCATTCTCTTTGCCAAGCAAGGGGCGAAGGTGGTCGTCGCTGGGCGTCGTAAGAAACTGGGCAACGCCGTCGTCGATCGAATCAAGTCCGCGGGAGGGGAAGCGGTCTTCGTCAAGGCGGATGTCACCAGTGAAGACGAGGTCAAGAACCTGGTCGAAAAGACCGTCGAACAGTACGGACGCATTGACATCGCATTCAACAACGCTGGCGTCGAGGCCGTCGGCATGTTGACCGACTTTAACGTGGACGACTATCGCAAGGTGTTCGATATCAACGTGCTGGGCGTGTTTCTCAGCATGAAGTACGAGATCGAGCAGATGCTCAAGCAAGGGGGAGGCGTGATCGTCAATACGTCCAGCATCGTCGGACACGTGGCGATGCCAGGGGCGAGCATTTACATCGCCTCGAAACACGCTGTCGAAGGGGCCACCAAAACGGCGGCGCTGGAATACGCCCAGCAAGGAATTCGCATTAACGCGGTCGCACCGGGGGCAACCGCCACCGACATGATCGATCGCTTCGCTGGAAAAGAAGGGGCAGAGAGCCGCGCGGCTTTGGCGGCACAACATCCGATGAATCGTTTGGCGACGTCCGAGGAGATTGCCGCGGCGGTTGCCTACCTGGCTTCCGATGCGGCCGCATTTACCAATGGAGTCAGCTTACCTGTCGATGGTGGTTACCTCGCCAAGTAA
- a CDS encoding MarR family winged helix-turn-helix transcriptional regulator, with amino-acid sequence MTPPGLQDELKKRNPFDSKQQEAILNILRTSDLFHNRLGRLLREYGLTGSQYNVLRILRGEGKPLPSLEIAGRLIQVVPAITGLIDRLEKQELVSRVRCEKDRRVVYVAITDKALGILAQIDQPLMAMHKQLIGHLSQQELQQLIDLLEKSREGVTRDLE; translated from the coding sequence ATGACCCCACCTGGTTTACAAGACGAACTCAAGAAGCGAAATCCTTTCGATTCGAAGCAGCAGGAAGCCATCCTCAACATCTTGCGGACGAGCGACCTATTTCATAATCGATTGGGGCGGCTGCTGCGGGAGTACGGTCTGACCGGTTCGCAGTACAACGTGCTGCGGATTTTGCGTGGGGAAGGAAAACCGTTGCCTTCGTTGGAGATCGCAGGCCGATTGATTCAGGTCGTTCCTGCGATCACTGGACTTATCGATCGATTGGAAAAGCAGGAACTGGTGAGCCGTGTTCGGTGTGAGAAAGACCGTCGCGTCGTGTACGTGGCCATCACTGACAAGGCTCTCGGTATCCTGGCCCAAATCGACCAGCCGCTGATGGCAATGCACAAGCAGTTAATCGGGCACCTCAGTCAGCAGGAACTTCAGCAGTTGATCGATTTGTTGGAAAAATCACGCGAAGGGGTCACCCGCGATCTCGAGTAA